A genomic segment from Janibacter sp. DB-40 encodes:
- the nucS gene encoding endonuclease NucS yields MRVVIANCSVEYEGRLNAHLPLATRLLMVKADGSVLIHSDGGSYKPLNWMAPPCAMAEVEPDETETAEGVVAVWNVQHAKTEDRLRVRLHEIHHDSSHELGVDPGLVKDGVEAHLQKLLAEHIGTLGDGYTLVRREYMTAIGPVDILAKDAKGVSVAVEIKRRGEIDGVEQLTRYLELMNRDPQLRPVTGVFAAQVIKPQARTLAEDRGIRCVTLDYDELKGIDTSMHRLF; encoded by the coding sequence GTGCGAGTGGTGATTGCGAACTGCAGTGTCGAGTACGAGGGCCGGCTGAACGCCCACCTCCCCCTGGCGACCCGGCTGCTCATGGTCAAGGCCGACGGCTCGGTGCTCATCCACAGCGACGGTGGCTCCTACAAGCCGCTGAACTGGATGGCTCCCCCGTGCGCCATGGCCGAGGTGGAGCCGGACGAGACCGAGACCGCCGAGGGTGTGGTCGCCGTGTGGAACGTCCAGCACGCCAAGACCGAGGACCGGCTGCGGGTGCGCCTGCACGAGATCCACCACGACTCCTCCCACGAGCTCGGCGTCGACCCGGGGCTGGTCAAGGACGGCGTCGAGGCCCACCTGCAGAAGCTGCTCGCCGAGCACATCGGCACCCTCGGGGACGGCTACACCCTCGTGCGTCGGGAGTACATGACGGCGATCGGTCCCGTGGACATCCTCGCCAAGGACGCGAAGGGGGTCTCCGTCGCCGTCGAGATCAAGCGCCGCGGCGAGATCGACGGCGTCGAGCAGCTCACCCGCTACCTCGAGCTGATGAACCGCGACCCGCAGCTGCGACCGGTCACCGGGGTCTTCGCCGCGCAGGTGATCAAGCCCCAGGCGCGCACGCTCGCCGAGGACCGCGGCATCCGCTGCGTGACCCTCGACTACGACGAGCTCAAGGGCATCGACACGAGCATGCACCGCCTCTTCTGA
- a CDS encoding 3-hydroxyacyl-CoA dehydrogenase NAD-binding domain-containing protein produces the protein MSESRSLADALVFPYLNHAATMFEEKYASREDLDNGMRFGCGLPRGPLTVIDELGLETVRDALAARFAESGDPRHRPSEVLERLIADGRTGKAAGRGFFTYEDGEVVADDLTPSTGGAGAAREITTVGVVGSGTMATGMIEVFATCGFPVTYVARSQEKVDAVAAKIAKNLTRKVDKGRMEQADVDAVLARLTGSLERESLADVDIVIEAIAEEIGVKNQLFVDLDRICKDGAVLATTTSSLSIADLAAQTTRPQDVVGMHFFNPAPVMKLVEVIDQEHTGQDVLDTVVELCKHIRKVPVRCSDRAGFIVNALLFPYLNDAIKAHEDGAGLDEIDTAITEGYRYPMGPFALLDVVGNDVALAIEEELLAEFGHESLAPAPLLRDLVAAGKLGRKTGEGFRTY, from the coding sequence ATGTCTGAATCGCGCTCTCTCGCCGACGCCCTCGTCTTTCCGTACCTGAACCATGCCGCCACGATGTTCGAGGAGAAGTACGCCTCCCGCGAGGACCTCGACAACGGCATGCGCTTCGGCTGCGGCCTGCCCAGGGGCCCGCTGACCGTCATCGACGAGCTCGGTCTGGAGACCGTGCGCGACGCGCTCGCCGCGCGCTTCGCCGAGAGCGGTGACCCGCGCCACCGGCCGAGCGAGGTCCTCGAGCGGCTCATCGCCGACGGCCGCACCGGCAAGGCGGCCGGCCGGGGCTTCTTCACCTACGAGGACGGCGAGGTCGTCGCCGACGACCTGACCCCCTCCACGGGCGGGGCGGGCGCGGCCCGGGAGATCACCACCGTCGGCGTCGTCGGCTCCGGGACGATGGCCACCGGCATGATCGAGGTCTTCGCGACCTGCGGCTTCCCCGTCACCTATGTCGCGCGCAGCCAGGAGAAGGTCGACGCGGTCGCCGCGAAGATCGCCAAGAACCTCACCCGCAAGGTCGACAAGGGCCGCATGGAGCAGGCCGACGTCGACGCGGTCCTCGCCCGCCTCACCGGCTCCCTCGAGCGCGAGTCCCTCGCCGACGTCGACATCGTCATCGAGGCGATCGCCGAGGAGATCGGCGTCAAGAACCAGCTCTTCGTCGACCTGGACCGCATCTGCAAGGACGGTGCCGTGCTCGCCACGACGACCTCCTCGCTGTCCATCGCCGACCTGGCCGCGCAGACGACGCGCCCGCAGGACGTCGTCGGCATGCACTTCTTCAACCCCGCGCCGGTCATGAAGCTCGTCGAGGTCATCGACCAGGAGCACACCGGACAGGACGTCCTCGACACGGTCGTCGAGCTGTGCAAGCACATCCGCAAGGTCCCGGTCCGCTGCTCCGACCGCGCCGGCTTCATCGTCAACGCCCTGCTCTTCCCCTACCTCAACGACGCCATCAAGGCGCACGAGGACGGGGCGGGCCTGGACGAGATCGACACCGCGATCACCGAGGGCTACCGCTACCCGATGGGTCCCTTCGCGCTGCTGGACGTCGTCGGCAACGACGTCGCCCTCGCGATCGAGGAGGAGCTGCTCGCCGAGTTCGGGCACGAGAGCCTCGCCCCGGCGCCGCTGCTGCGCGACCTCGTCGCCGCCGGCAAGCTCGGCCGCAAGACCGGTGAGGGCTTCCGCACCTACTGA
- a CDS encoding protein meaA, whose translation MRTYAGHSSAAASNELYRRNLAKGQTGLSVAFDLPTQTGYDPDHVLSRGEVGKVGVPISHIGDMRKLFDQIPLGEMNTSMTINAVAMYLLAMYQVAAEEQAEAAGQDPAEVVAKLGGTTQNDIIKEYLSRGTHVFPPGPSMRLITDMVTYTVGEIPKWNPINICSYHLQEAGATPVQEVAYAMSTAIAVLDAVRDSGRVPEEEFGRVVARISFFVNAGVRFVEEMCKMRAFVQLWDEITRERYGVTEAKQRRFRYGVQVNSLGLTEAQPENNIQRIVLEMLAVTMSKDARARAVQLPAWNEALGLPRPWDQQWALRLQQVLAFESDLLEYDDLFAGSPVVEKKVAEIVEGAKAEIDRIQEMGGAVPAVESGYMKSALVASHALRRQRIEAGEDIVVGVNKFETTEPNPLTADLDTAIQTVDEGVEEAAVEAIRTWRSERDADPERGPRAAASLERLREVAGTDENLMEASLECARAGVTVGEWAQALREVFGEFRAPTGVSGSVGVADGGSEELQSVRDRVTRTEEELGEKLRVLVGKPGLDGHSNGAEQIAVRARDAGFEVIYQGIRLTPDQIVSAAVAEDVHLVGVSILSGSHMELVPDVLEGLRAQGAGDIPVIVGGIIPESDAKRLQEMGVAAVFTPKDFGLNEIMGRFVDIIREQRGLPAHETATA comes from the coding sequence ATGCGCACCTACGCCGGTCACTCCAGCGCCGCGGCGTCCAACGAGCTGTACCGCCGCAACCTGGCCAAGGGCCAGACCGGCCTCTCGGTCGCCTTCGACCTACCGACGCAGACCGGGTACGACCCCGACCACGTGCTCAGCCGTGGCGAGGTGGGCAAGGTCGGCGTGCCGATCAGCCACATCGGCGACATGCGCAAGCTCTTCGACCAGATCCCGCTCGGCGAGATGAACACGTCGATGACGATCAACGCCGTCGCGATGTACCTGCTGGCGATGTACCAGGTCGCCGCGGAGGAGCAGGCCGAGGCCGCCGGCCAGGACCCGGCCGAGGTCGTCGCCAAGCTCGGCGGCACGACGCAGAACGACATCATCAAGGAGTACCTGAGCCGCGGGACGCACGTCTTCCCGCCCGGGCCCTCGATGCGCCTGATCACCGACATGGTCACCTACACCGTCGGCGAGATCCCCAAGTGGAACCCGATCAACATCTGCAGCTACCACCTGCAGGAGGCCGGCGCGACGCCCGTGCAGGAGGTCGCCTACGCGATGTCCACGGCGATCGCCGTCCTCGACGCCGTCCGCGACTCCGGCCGGGTGCCGGAGGAGGAGTTCGGCAGGGTCGTCGCCCGCATCTCCTTCTTCGTCAACGCAGGCGTGCGCTTCGTCGAGGAGATGTGCAAGATGCGCGCCTTCGTCCAGCTGTGGGACGAGATCACCCGGGAGCGTTACGGCGTCACCGAGGCCAAGCAGCGCCGATTCCGCTACGGCGTGCAGGTCAACAGTCTGGGTCTGACCGAGGCGCAGCCGGAGAACAACATCCAGCGCATCGTGCTCGAGATGCTCGCCGTCACCATGAGCAAGGACGCCCGCGCCCGCGCGGTGCAGCTCCCGGCGTGGAACGAGGCGCTCGGCCTGCCGCGTCCCTGGGACCAGCAGTGGGCGCTGCGCCTGCAGCAGGTCCTCGCCTTCGAGTCCGACCTGCTCGAGTACGACGACCTCTTCGCCGGCTCCCCGGTCGTGGAGAAGAAGGTCGCCGAGATCGTCGAGGGCGCCAAGGCCGAGATCGACCGCATCCAGGAGATGGGCGGCGCCGTCCCGGCCGTCGAGTCGGGCTACATGAAGTCCGCGCTCGTCGCCAGCCACGCGCTGCGGCGCCAGCGCATCGAGGCCGGCGAGGACATCGTCGTCGGGGTCAACAAGTTCGAGACGACCGAGCCCAACCCGCTGACCGCCGACCTCGACACCGCGATCCAGACGGTCGACGAGGGCGTCGAGGAGGCCGCGGTCGAGGCCATCCGCACCTGGCGCTCCGAGCGCGACGCCGACCCGGAGCGCGGTCCGCGGGCCGCAGCCTCCCTCGAGCGCCTGCGCGAGGTCGCCGGGACCGACGAGAACCTCATGGAGGCCTCCCTCGAGTGCGCCCGTGCCGGCGTCACGGTCGGGGAGTGGGCCCAGGCGCTGCGCGAGGTCTTCGGTGAGTTCCGCGCCCCGACCGGTGTATCCGGCTCGGTCGGTGTGGCCGACGGCGGCTCCGAGGAGCTGCAGTCGGTGCGCGATCGTGTCACCCGCACGGAGGAGGAGCTCGGCGAGAAGCTGCGCGTCCTCGTCGGCAAGCCCGGGTTGGACGGTCACTCCAACGGCGCCGAGCAGATTGCGGTGCGGGCGCGTGACGCCGGCTTCGAGGTCATCTACCAGGGCATCCGGCTCACGCCCGACCAGATCGTCTCGGCGGCCGTCGCCGAGGACGTGCACCTCGTCGGTGTCTCGATCCTCTCCGGCTCGCACATGGAGCTCGTCCCGGACGTCCTCGAGGGGCTGAGGGCGCAGGGCGCCGGCGACATCCCGGTCATCGTCGGCGGCATCATCCCCGAGTCCGACGCCAAGCGTCTGCAGGAGATGGGCGTGGCCGCGGTCTTCACACCGAAGGACTTCGGCCTCAACGAGATCATGGGCCGCTTCGTCGACATCATCCGCGAGCAGCGCGGCCTGCCCGCGCACGAGACCGCCACGGCCTGA
- a CDS encoding serine/threonine-protein kinase, which yields MTDHTTPSVIGGRYEPVRPIGRGGMGVVWLARDTVLGRSVAAKQIGDFPGESQGEADRAMREARAAAALNHPNVVAVYDVVEHEDSPWLVMEYVAGPTLATAIRQRGPMTAKGAADLGAQLAGALAAAHRAGVVHRDIKPGNVLIGGGLPKLGDFGIARAGGTDEQTPQAGLVTGTPNYMAPEVAVGRPHGEAADVWALGATIYFAVEGHDAYPSRSSALATLQDVASQPPRRPERAGPLEPVLADMLARDPARRGTMREALRRLESIAAGGADIPPTTRTAAGVPPSGARATPPAAAAGAAPDSDRRAKGVGPLLLWLLLGVLAVALIVWGILFLTRGGTAADSSGAAVSGQEQTVMPSASGAATGATSSTSSEPTSATSTGELDLTEEEATEFIEDYFTTVTKDRDAAWAMLAPERHDDRAGYDEFWSGYKKVDATDISVDTEAGTVSTTLELKPEDGEELTRRYTYELIRIDGDLRIAAND from the coding sequence ATGACTGACCACACCACTCCCTCCGTGATCGGTGGCCGATACGAGCCCGTGCGACCGATCGGCCGTGGCGGCATGGGGGTCGTGTGGCTCGCACGGGACACCGTGCTGGGCCGGTCGGTCGCCGCCAAGCAGATCGGTGACTTCCCCGGCGAGAGCCAGGGTGAGGCCGACCGCGCGATGCGCGAGGCCCGCGCCGCGGCGGCCCTCAACCACCCCAATGTCGTCGCCGTCTACGACGTCGTCGAGCACGAGGACAGCCCCTGGCTGGTCATGGAGTACGTCGCCGGACCGACGCTGGCCACGGCCATCCGGCAGCGCGGCCCGATGACGGCGAAGGGGGCGGCGGACCTGGGTGCGCAGCTCGCCGGAGCGCTCGCCGCGGCACACCGTGCCGGGGTCGTCCACCGCGACATCAAGCCGGGCAATGTCCTCATCGGCGGTGGCCTGCCCAAGCTCGGTGACTTCGGCATCGCCCGGGCCGGCGGCACGGACGAGCAGACCCCCCAGGCCGGTCTGGTCACCGGCACCCCGAACTACATGGCCCCCGAGGTCGCGGTCGGCAGACCCCACGGAGAGGCCGCCGACGTGTGGGCGCTCGGCGCGACGATCTACTTCGCCGTGGAGGGTCACGACGCGTACCCGAGCAGGAGCAGCGCTCTCGCCACACTGCAGGACGTCGCCTCCCAGCCGCCGCGCCGGCCGGAGCGCGCCGGGCCCCTCGAGCCCGTCCTCGCCGACATGCTCGCCCGCGACCCCGCCCGCCGCGGCACGATGCGCGAGGCACTGCGCCGGCTGGAGTCCATCGCCGCCGGTGGCGCCGACATCCCCCCGACCACGCGCACGGCCGCAGGCGTACCGCCGTCCGGTGCGCGCGCCACGCCCCCTGCCGCCGCGGCCGGCGCAGCACCCGACTCCGACCGGAGGGCAAAGGGGGTCGGCCCCCTTCTCCTGTGGCTGCTCCTCGGCGTCCTCGCGGTCGCGCTCATCGTCTGGGGGATCCTCTTCCTCACCCGGGGTGGGACGGCGGCGGACTCCTCGGGCGCCGCGGTGTCCGGGCAGGAGCAGACCGTGATGCCGTCCGCGTCGGGGGCGGCGACCGGGGCGACCTCCTCGACCAGCAGCGAGCCGACGAGCGCGACGAGCACCGGCGAGCTCGACCTGACCGAGGAGGAGGCCACGGAGTTCATCGAGGACTACTTCACGACCGTGACCAAGGACCGGGACGCCGCTTGGGCGATGCTCGCCCCCGAGAGGCACGACGACCGGGCGGGCTACGACGAGTTCTGGTCCGGGTACAAGAAGGTCGATGCCACCGACATCAGCGTCGACACCGAGGCCGGGACCGTCTCCACCACGCTCGAGCTGAAGCCCGAGGACGGCGAGGAGCTGACCCGGCGCTACACCTATGAGCTCATCCGCATCGACGGCGACCTGAGGATCGCCGCCAACGACTGA
- a CDS encoding NfeD family protein has translation MATTQPSHLPSPAPDPDPGDVVSWVADELGIGWGLLWGLVVPLFVVVAVGLVLTVLLWRRYGRSPSSSTGVDLFPGQVVTLRTAEGAHGQVFVEGSWWSVRSEVPLRAGEDVRITAVDRLELLVEPLESPQGKEES, from the coding sequence ATGGCAACCACACAGCCGAGCCACCTCCCTTCGCCCGCACCGGACCCCGACCCCGGCGACGTGGTGTCCTGGGTGGCCGACGAGCTCGGCATCGGCTGGGGACTGCTCTGGGGTCTGGTCGTGCCGCTGTTCGTCGTGGTAGCCGTCGGCCTGGTGCTGACCGTGCTGCTGTGGCGCCGCTACGGACGCTCCCCCTCGAGCAGCACCGGGGTCGATCTCTTCCCCGGCCAGGTCGTCACCCTGCGCACGGCGGAGGGCGCCCACGGGCAGGTCTTCGTCGAGGGCAGCTGGTGGTCGGTGCGCAGCGAGGTCCCCCTCCGCGCCGGCGAGGACGTGCGGATCACGGCCGTGGACCGCCTGGAGCTGCTCGTCGAACCCCTCGAGTCACCGCAAGGCAAGGAGGAGTCATGA
- the ccrA gene encoding crotonyl-CoA carboxylase/reductase has product MDQIRDAILSGDRSEETYANLPLPQTYRAATVHKADVDMFEGLATRDKDPRKSLHIDDVEIPELAPDEALVAVMASAINFNTVWTSIFEPVSTFSFLERYGKLNKYSKRHDLPYHIVGSDLSGVVLRTGGHVSKWKPGQEVVAHCLSVELEDADGHDDTMMDPQQRIWGFETNFGGLAELAIVKANQLMPKADHLTWEESASPGLVNSTAYRQLISKNGAALKLGDRVLIWGASGGLGSYAVQMALAAGAEPICVVSSPEKAEICRAMGAELIIDRRAEGYQFWNEDGTKQNPKEWKRLGKRIRELTGGHDVDIVFEHPGRETFGASVYVARKGGKIVTCASTSGYMHEYDNRYLWMNLKSIISSHFANYRESWEANALISRGLIHPTLSRTYSLDEVGQATLDVHHNKHQGKVGVLTLAPEAGLGVSNPDKRAQFEKQINRFQDA; this is encoded by the coding sequence ATCGACCAGATCCGCGACGCGATCCTCTCCGGTGACCGCAGCGAGGAGACCTACGCGAACCTCCCCCTCCCGCAGACCTACCGGGCCGCGACCGTCCACAAGGCCGACGTCGACATGTTCGAGGGGCTGGCCACCCGCGACAAGGACCCGCGCAAGTCGCTGCACATCGACGACGTCGAGATCCCCGAGCTCGCCCCCGACGAGGCGCTCGTCGCCGTCATGGCCAGCGCGATCAACTTCAACACCGTGTGGACCTCGATCTTCGAGCCGGTCTCGACCTTCTCCTTCCTCGAGCGCTACGGGAAGCTGAACAAGTACTCCAAGCGCCACGACCTGCCGTACCACATCGTCGGCTCCGACCTCTCCGGCGTTGTGCTGCGCACCGGTGGCCACGTCTCCAAGTGGAAGCCCGGCCAGGAGGTCGTCGCGCACTGCCTGTCCGTCGAGCTCGAGGACGCAGACGGCCACGACGACACGATGATGGACCCGCAGCAGCGCATCTGGGGCTTCGAGACCAACTTCGGCGGCCTCGCCGAGCTGGCCATCGTCAAGGCCAACCAGCTGATGCCCAAGGCCGACCACCTCACCTGGGAGGAGTCCGCCTCCCCCGGCCTGGTCAACTCCACCGCCTACCGCCAGCTGATCTCCAAGAACGGCGCCGCGCTCAAGCTCGGTGACCGCGTGCTCATCTGGGGCGCCTCCGGTGGCCTGGGCTCCTACGCCGTGCAGATGGCGCTGGCCGCCGGCGCCGAGCCGATCTGCGTCGTCTCCTCCCCCGAGAAGGCCGAGATCTGCCGCGCCATGGGTGCCGAGCTGATCATCGACCGTCGTGCCGAGGGCTACCAGTTCTGGAACGAGGACGGCACCAAGCAGAACCCCAAGGAGTGGAAGCGCCTCGGCAAGCGGATCCGCGAGCTCACCGGCGGTCACGACGTGGACATCGTCTTCGAGCACCCGGGCCGCGAGACCTTCGGCGCCTCGGTCTACGTCGCGCGCAAGGGCGGCAAGATCGTCACCTGCGCCTCGACCTCGGGCTACATGCACGAGTACGACAACCGCTACCTGTGGATGAACCTCAAGAGCATCATCTCCAGCCACTTCGCCAACTACCGCGAGTCCTGGGAGGCCAACGCGCTGATCAGCCGCGGCCTGATCCACCCCACGCTCAGCCGGACCTACTCCCTCGACGAGGTCGGCCAGGCCACGCTCGACGTGCACCACAACAAGCACCAGGGCAAGGTCGGCGTGCTCACCCTCGCCCCCGAGGCCGGCCTGGGTGTCTCCAACCCGGACAAGCGCGCGCAGTTCGAGAAGCAGATCAACCGCTTCCAGGACGCCTGA
- a CDS encoding acetyl-CoA C-acetyltransferase — MSERPVSVIVAGARTPMGRMSGSLKGFSGSDLGGFAIKGALEKAGISGEQVDYVIMGQVLTAGEGQIPARQAAIKGGIPKNVPALTVNKVCLSGIDAIALAAQLVRAGEFDVIVAGGQESMTNAPHLLPKSREGIKYGDTKLKDSMAYDGLHDIITDQAMGSLTESKNAEKSEFSREEQDAFAAASHQKAAKAWSEGKFADEVVAVEVPQRKGDPVVFDTDEGVRGDTTAESLGKLRPAFSKDGTITAGSASQISDGAAAVVVMSKAKAEELGLDYLAEIGAHGVVAGPDSTLQSQPANAIEAALKKDGISVNDLDLVEINEAFAAVGLSSTKQLGIDPEKVNPNGGAIAMGHPLGMSGARITLALAHELKRRGGGTGAASLCGGGGQGDALIVRVPRA; from the coding sequence ATGTCCGAGCGTCCTGTGTCCGTCATCGTCGCCGGGGCCCGCACCCCGATGGGCCGCATGAGCGGCTCCCTCAAGGGCTTCTCCGGGTCCGACCTCGGCGGCTTCGCCATCAAGGGGGCCCTGGAGAAGGCCGGCATCTCGGGCGAGCAGGTCGACTACGTGATCATGGGCCAGGTGCTCACCGCCGGTGAGGGCCAGATCCCCGCCCGCCAGGCCGCGATCAAGGGCGGGATCCCGAAGAACGTGCCCGCGCTCACCGTCAACAAGGTCTGCCTCTCCGGGATCGACGCGATCGCCCTCGCGGCCCAGCTCGTGCGCGCGGGCGAGTTCGACGTCATCGTCGCCGGCGGCCAGGAGTCGATGACCAACGCGCCGCACCTGCTGCCGAAGAGCCGTGAAGGCATCAAGTACGGCGACACCAAGCTCAAGGACTCGATGGCCTACGACGGCCTGCACGACATCATCACCGACCAGGCGATGGGCTCGCTGACCGAGTCGAAGAACGCCGAGAAGTCCGAGTTCTCCCGCGAGGAGCAGGACGCCTTCGCGGCCGCGAGCCACCAGAAGGCCGCCAAGGCATGGTCCGAGGGCAAGTTCGCGGACGAGGTCGTCGCCGTGGAGGTCCCGCAGCGCAAGGGCGACCCGGTCGTCTTCGACACCGACGAGGGCGTCCGCGGTGACACCACCGCCGAGTCCCTGGGCAAGCTGCGTCCGGCCTTCTCCAAGGACGGCACCATCACCGCCGGCTCCGCCTCGCAGATCTCCGACGGTGCCGCCGCGGTCGTCGTGATGAGCAAGGCCAAGGCCGAGGAGCTCGGCCTGGACTACCTCGCCGAGATCGGCGCCCACGGCGTCGTCGCCGGGCCGGACTCCACGCTGCAGTCCCAGCCGGCGAACGCGATCGAGGCCGCGCTGAAGAAGGACGGCATCTCGGTGAACGACCTCGACCTCGTCGAGATCAACGAGGCCTTCGCCGCCGTCGGCCTCTCCTCGACCAAGCAGCTGGGCATCGACCCCGAGAAGGTCAACCCCAACGGCGGCGCCATCGCCATGGGCCACCCGCTGGGCATGTCCGGCGCGCGCATCACCCTCGCGCTGGCCCACGAGCTCAAGCGTCGCGGTGGCGGCACCGGTGCGGCCTCGCTCTGTGGTGGTGGCGGTCAGGGCGACGCCCTGATCGTGCGCGTGCCGCGCGCCTGA
- the mce gene encoding methylmalonyl-CoA epimerase, with product MTDLFTAIDHVGVAVPDLDDAIAFYRDSLGMELAHEETNEEQGVREAMMRVGDSGSCIQLLAPLTPESTIAKFLDRNGQGMQQLAYRVEDIDAVCATLRERGLRLLYDTPKRGTSNSRVNFIHPKDARGVLVELVEPARSGAGAHQA from the coding sequence ATGACAGATCTCTTCACCGCCATCGACCACGTCGGTGTCGCCGTGCCCGACCTCGACGACGCGATCGCCTTCTACCGTGACTCCCTCGGCATGGAGCTCGCGCACGAGGAGACCAACGAGGAGCAGGGCGTGCGCGAGGCGATGATGCGCGTCGGCGACTCCGGGTCCTGCATCCAGCTGCTCGCGCCCCTGACGCCCGAGTCCACGATCGCGAAGTTCCTCGACCGCAACGGCCAGGGCATGCAGCAGCTCGCCTACCGCGTCGAGGACATCGACGCCGTCTGCGCGACCCTGCGCGAGCGCGGCCTGCGGCTGCTCTACGACACCCCCAAGCGCGGGACGAGCAACTCCCGGGTCAACTTCATCCACCCGAAGGACGCCCGCGGCGTCCTCGTCGAGCTGGTGGAGCCCGCCCGCAGCGGTGCGGGCGCCCACCAGGCCTGA
- the meaB gene encoding methylmalonyl Co-A mutase-associated GTPase MeaB, translating to MIRSVDVPALVEQTRAGMPRAIGRLISLVDDQHPALREVMAALAPHTGGAHVVGLTGSPGVGKSTTTNALIGAYRAAGKSVAVLAVDPSSPFSGGALLGDRIRMSEAATDPGVYIRSLASRGHLGGISVATPQAIRVLDAAGFDVVLVETVGVGQSEVAVAGSADTTLVLLAPGMGDGIQAAKAGILEIGDVFVVNKADREGADSTVRDLRHMIQMGEGTAPRGWRRRVVRASAVNGTGVDDIVAAVGEHLEWLAASGELRRRRTARARDEISALAVAELRSRMGDLGAGGTLDQLAGGVVDGRTDPFAAADVLLESVAG from the coding sequence GTGATCCGCAGCGTCGACGTCCCCGCCCTGGTCGAGCAGACCAGGGCGGGGATGCCGCGTGCCATCGGGCGGCTGATCTCGCTGGTCGACGACCAGCACCCCGCGCTGCGGGAGGTGATGGCCGCCCTGGCCCCCCACACGGGTGGGGCGCACGTCGTCGGGTTGACCGGCTCGCCCGGCGTCGGCAAGTCCACGACGACCAATGCGCTCATCGGGGCCTACCGGGCGGCGGGCAAGAGCGTGGCGGTGCTCGCGGTGGACCCGTCCTCCCCCTTCTCCGGCGGTGCCCTGCTCGGTGACCGCATCCGCATGAGCGAGGCGGCCACCGACCCGGGGGTCTACATCCGCTCGCTCGCCTCGCGCGGGCACCTCGGCGGCATCTCGGTCGCCACGCCGCAGGCGATCCGGGTCCTCGACGCCGCCGGCTTCGACGTCGTCCTCGTCGAGACGGTCGGCGTCGGCCAGTCGGAGGTCGCCGTCGCCGGCTCCGCGGACACCACCCTCGTCCTGCTCGCCCCCGGGATGGGCGACGGGATCCAGGCCGCCAAGGCCGGGATCCTGGAGATCGGCGACGTCTTCGTCGTCAACAAGGCCGACCGCGAGGGCGCCGACTCGACCGTCCGCGACCTGCGGCACATGATCCAGATGGGGGAGGGGACGGCCCCCCGTGGCTGGCGCCGCCGGGTCGTGCGTGCCTCCGCCGTCAACGGCACCGGCGTCGACGACATCGTCGCGGCCGTCGGCGAGCACCTCGAGTGGCTGGCCGCCAGCGGTGAGCTGCGCCGGCGCCGCACCGCCCGTGCCCGCGACGAGATCTCCGCGCTCGCCGTCGCCGAGCTGCGCTCGCGGATGGGTGACCTCGGGGCCGGTGGGACGCTCGACCAGCTCGCCGGAGGTGTCGTCGACGGCAGGACGGACCCCTTCGCCGCCGCGGACGTCCTCCTCGAGTCCGTCGCCGGCTGA
- a CDS encoding slipin family protein, producing MIDTTLIGLVIAALAVGYVVTRAVRIIPEYERAVVFRLGRIQDAKGPGVIIVAPIVDKVRKIDLRTHTYDVPPQDLITKDNVTVQVNAVTYYNVVDPVRAVLAIENYQVGTQQVAQTTLRSIIGQTSLDDLLTKREEINAKLQQIIDEVTNPWGIKVTIVEVKDVLLPESMRRAMARQAESERDRRAKVIHAIGEQEAAENLAKAAEVMEAHPAAMHLRTLSSMLELGAEQNSTVVFPLPMELLRLFDAAAVGMGAQSSTPKGAAPATSTASPAAGTASPAAGGASPAGGPTASGSAAGVPAAGGPPMAHGAWSDDGHEVHAEGDHPRPVSHERDDWE from the coding sequence ATGATCGACACCACCCTGATCGGTCTGGTCATCGCGGCACTGGCCGTGGGCTACGTCGTCACCCGTGCGGTGAGGATCATCCCCGAGTACGAGCGCGCGGTGGTCTTCCGCCTCGGGCGCATCCAGGACGCCAAGGGGCCGGGCGTGATCATCGTCGCGCCCATCGTGGACAAGGTGCGCAAGATCGACCTGCGCACGCACACCTACGACGTGCCCCCGCAGGACCTGATCACCAAGGACAACGTCACCGTCCAGGTCAACGCGGTGACCTACTACAACGTCGTGGACCCTGTCCGCGCGGTGCTCGCCATCGAGAACTACCAGGTCGGTACGCAGCAGGTGGCCCAGACGACGCTGCGCAGCATCATCGGCCAGACCAGCCTCGACGACCTGCTGACCAAGCGCGAGGAGATCAACGCCAAGCTCCAGCAGATCATCGACGAGGTGACCAACCCGTGGGGCATCAAGGTCACGATCGTCGAGGTCAAGGACGTGCTGCTCCCCGAGAGCATGCGCCGCGCCATGGCCCGCCAGGCGGAGTCCGAGCGCGACCGCCGCGCGAAGGTCATCCACGCCATCGGTGAGCAGGAGGCCGCCGAGAACCTCGCCAAGGCAGCGGAGGTCATGGAGGCGCACCCGGCCGCGATGCACCTGCGCACGCTCTCCTCGATGCTCGAGCTGGGCGCGGAGCAGAACTCGACGGTCGTCTTCCCGCTGCCGATGGAGCTGTTGCGCCTCTTCGACGCGGCGGCCGTGGGGATGGGCGCCCAGTCCAGCACGCCGAAGGGGGCCGCCCCGGCCACGAGCACCGCCTCACCGGCGGCGGGCACCGCCTCACCGGCAGCGGGTGGCGCCTCACCGGCGGGTGGTCCGACGGCATCTGGATCAGCAGCAGGAGTGCCGGCGGCAGGCGGCCCGCCGATGGCACACGGCGCGTGGTCCGACGACGGGCACGAGGTGCACGCCGAGGGCGACCACCCGCGTCCGGTCAGCCACGAGCGCGACGACTGGGAGTGA